A part of Saccopteryx bilineata isolate mSacBil1 chromosome 8, mSacBil1_pri_phased_curated, whole genome shotgun sequence genomic DNA contains:
- the CGGBP1 gene encoding CGG triplet repeat-binding protein 1 — protein sequence MERFVVTAPPARNRSKTALYVTPLDRVTEFGGELHEDGGKLFCTSCNVVLNHVRKSAISDHLKSKTHTKRKAEFEEQNVRKKQRPLTASLQCNSTAQTEKVSVIQDFVKMCLEANIPLEKADHPAVRAFLSRHVKNGGSIPKSDQLRRAYLPDGYENENQLLNSQDC from the coding sequence ATGGAAAGATTTGTAGTGACAGCACCACCCGCTCGAAACCGGTCTAAGACTGCCCTGTATGTGACTCCCCTGGATCGAGTCACCGAGTTTGGAGGGGAGCTGCATGAAGATGGAGGGAAACTCTTCTGCACTTCGTGCAACGTGGTTCTGAATCATGTTCGCAAGTCTGCCATCAGTGACCACCTCAAGTCAAAGACTCACACCAAGAGGAAGGCCGAGTTTGAAGAGCAGAATGTGAGGAAGAAGCAAAGGCCCCTGACTGCATCCCTTCAGTGCAACAGTACTGCGCAAACAGAGAAGGTCAGTGTCATCCAGGACTTCGTGAAAATGTGCCTGGAAGCCAACATCCCGCTGGAGAAGGCTGACCACCCAGCTGTCCGTGCTTTCCTGTCTCGCCATGTGAAGAACGGAGGCTCCATACCTAAGTCAGACCAGCTGAGAAGAGCGTATCTGCCTGACGGATACGAGAACGAGAATCAGCTCCTCAATTCACAAGATTGTTGA